AATGGTTTCTCGTTATAATTCTTTTTTTATATTGCCACGAATGCACTAATGATTTCTCGTTATAATTCTTTTTATATTGCCACGAATGCACTGCTTGTTTTATAACGAGCAATCATGACAGAGCTATTCCTTAATTTTGGACAGTGTTTGTTTTAAGTGATTTAAAACAAATTTCTTAAACCCAAATTATAATCCTCCATAATAGCGACGAATACACAGTTTTGTCTGGGTTTGTGGATAATTCGGGTTAAAAATAAAACCCAAAAGCACCAGTAATTCCAAAAGTTCTCGAATCTTGAATATCAAAATAGTTGCCTCTAAAGTGAAAGTCAATCCTAAAAACTCTGAAAATATTGCCTATTCCAAAACTATAAGAATAGTAAACATTTTGGTCTGGAGCCAATAAGACAGGGTTTGATGTTGAAGCGTTGAGCATTATACTTTCGTTAGACAATTTGCCATACATACTTCTGAAAGTGACGATTTCTCTTAAATCTAAATCTCTTAACAGAGGAATTCTGGCAAAAAGCCTACCGTTAAAATTATGCTCCATATGAAGGCTGACATATTCATCGGTTACAAATTCATAGTAATCCAACAAGGGAAAAGTTCCTTCTATAGAAAATAAGGTTTCATTGCCTGGGACGACATTAAGCAATCCGAGTGGTACGCCACCAAAGGTTTTTCCTGCTTCAATTGTTGAAGTAAACCGCCCAAATCCGCCCATTAAAATAGGTTGTCTGTAAAGGAGTTGTAATCGGTCGTAATCAAAATCGCTATCAATAACGCCTTTTAAACCTTTGGAATATTTGAGCATAAACTCTGGATATTTTCCAGGGTTAACCACGTATTGCTCAACTCCATAACCTGTTGCTTTTCTGTTTGGAGTATAATTTGCGGTTAAAGAAAGTTCGGTTTGAGTGATTTTTTCTTGACGTTGAGTTCTGGCTTCGTCTGTATAAAAAGCTAAGCTAAACACATTTGTATCAGCACCAACTAAGGTTCTATAGTTGCCTTCTAAACGCAAATTGAAGTTATAAAAAGGATCAAACTGAAGAGCGAGACTCGATAGATTGATATTGGTTAAGGTGTTGTTTGCCGAAAGGGTTAAAGGTGTACCAGACAACAAACTCCTTCCTAAAACATCATTTGAGCTGGTTAAGCTTCCCCCGAGTTGTTCTACATCACGACGGTTTCCTGCCGAAAGAATGAGTCTAGATTTGCGGTCTAGCATAACTTTACCAGATATGCCGTATTTGAATTTATCATCCTTGAAACCATAGGCGGTAAAACCTTGCAAACGCCAAGTATCATTTTGACTAAAATAAGTTCTTCCGCCAACTCTTAAACGCAAACCTTCAATATCATTATATCCGAATGTGGAAAATACTGGACCAAAATCCCAACCGTCAAAGCCATAATAGTTGGTTGCCAAAACGGTGGCAACATCATAAACTTGTTTAAAGGCTTTAACTGTTTTTAAGGTGTCAACTAAGGTGTATATTTCTTTTTCGTCTTTGTTGAGTGGTTCTAAACGGTTTTTTGCCCAAAAAATACTATCGCGATTAAAGACTTGTTCTTTGTATGGATCGGTTTGTCTATCGTAAAATTCTTTGTCTTTTTTTACATCAAATTTATAGTTATCATATAAGGTTGTGCGTTTACCGTAAACACCACGAGAATCTTCTTTTTTTCTAAAGGTAAAATCAGTCATAAAATAGTCACGTGTCATTAAGAAAATAGAATCGTTAAGCACGTCAAATTCTTGTTCTATATAAACATCCTTTACCCAGTTGATGTTGGCACTTTTGGTCATTGCCAAATTGATTTTTTTGATAGCCCAAGTGGTATCATTGACCCAAAAATCACCCTTAAAGGTCAATTCGTTTTTTCGTCTGGGGTAATAAACAATGTGGTAAGTCCATTTGTTGCCAATAAATGTGCTATCAGCCAAAACATAGTTGTAATTATCTATGCCAGTGGTTGATAATGGACTGACAAAACTTTTATCAAAAATCTTGATGTAATTGTCATAAACATTATATTCTGCATACAAATCTTTGATGAATGCGATAAGATTTTGGTTGTTGCTAAAACCTGAGTTTTTGTTACCCTGTAAGACTTCTTTTTCTTTATCGATGATGTTATCGCCGTAAACTTTAGAAACCGATTCATTGATAAAAATGGGCAAATAAGTTTTGCCTGTAACTTCATTGGTATCGGTTTGGGTAAAAATAAACTCCATGCCTTTAAACAGTCGGCTTTTGATTAAAGCACTATCAATGGTATTAAGGTCAAATTGAATTTTTTCATACTTGTCGTATTGGTATTGCTTAAACTTTTTGACACCGTTGTCTCTTCGGTTTTCCCAAATTTTCCTCAAAATATCAATAGCGGGATTGTTTTTCTTGGATGTTTTACCTGTATAAATCGTAACTTCAGACAGGGCTTCTGCGTCTGACTCCAATTTGATTTCGATATCATAAGTTGCACTTTTGTTTAAGGGTAAAGTGTAAGTTTTATAACCCATAAAAGACACTTCTATGGCTTCATAATCATTATCTGATTGGAGATAAAATTTTCCGTTTTCGTCAGTGATGGTGCCAACTCTTGAATCTTTAAAAATAACGTTGGCGTATGGAACTGGTTCGTCAGATTCGTCATAAACATAACCGCTGACTTTGGTTTGGGCTAATGAAAGAAACCCGCAAAATAAAACAAAATATGTAAAATAAAATTTATTCATAAAAATAAAAAAGCTTCACTTGCATTAAACAAATGAAGCTAGGGTTTAAGGTTGTTAATTTTAAATATACATTACTTTTTTCACCGCTTTAATCACATCTTCATGATTTGGCAACCATTCTTTAAGTAAAACGGGTGAATACGGTGCAGGTGTATCAGCCGTATTGAGTTTAATGATTGGTGCATCGAGATAATCAAATGCATAATGCTGAATATGATATGCAATTTCAGTAGAAACATTACCAAAAGGTAAAGCTTCTTCAAGACATACTAAACGATTGGTTTTTTTTACTGAATTTACAATCGCTTCATAATCTAAAGGTCTAACGGTTCTTATATCTACAATCTCGCAAGAGACGCCATCTTTTTCTAATTCTTCAGCGGCTTTGTAGGCTTCTTTGATAATTTTTCCGAAAGAAACAATGGTCACATCTTCACCTTCTCTTTTGATATCGGCTTTACCAATCGGAATGGTATATTCTTCTTCTGGCACTTCACCTTTGTCTCCATACATTTGCTCGCTTTCCATAAAAATGACAGGGTCATCATCTCTAATAGCTGATTTTAAAAGCCCTTTAGCGTCATAAGGATTTGAAGGCACAACGACTTTAAGACCTGGTGTATTGGCATACCAATTTTCAAAAGCTTGTGAGTGCGTTGCTCCAAGTTGACCAGCCGAAGCTGTTGGCCCTCTAAAAACAATAGGGATATTGATTTGACCACCTGACATCTGACGTATTTTTGCAGCGTTATTGATGATTTGATCAATTCCAACTAATGAAAAGTTAAAAGTCATAAATTCAATAATAGGTCGATTGCCATTCATAGCTGAACCAATACCTATACCACTAAAACCGAGTTCAGATATCGGCGTATCAATCACACGCTCTGGACCAAATTCGTCTAACATGCCTTTTGAAGCTTTGTAAGCTCCGTTATATTCCGCGACTTCTTCACCCATTAAATAAACCGATTTGTCAGCTCGCATCTCTTCACTCATGGCTTCACAAACCGCTTCTCTAAATTGTATTGTTCTCATATTTTTCAAAATTATAAAAGCACCACAAAAGTAAACAATCAAATGACTTAAAAGGTTATCAATTTAATAAAATTTTATTATGCATGCATAGTAATTTTCAACATAAAATATTATCTTCGCATACGTTATAATAATGCTAAAAATATCAAACAATGAAAATATTAGTATGTATAAGTCATGTTCCTGACACGACGTCTAAAATTAATTTTAAGGATAACGACACTGCTTTTGACACAAATGGTGTTCAATTTGTGATTGGTCCCAATGAAGAGTTTGGTTTAACCCGTGCTATGTGGTTTAAAGAAAAGCAAGGAGCATCTATAGATGTGGTTACTGTTGGCGAAAAAGATGCTGAACCAACTATGAGAAAAGCACTTGCTATTGGTGCAGACAAAGCGATACGAGTTGATGCTAAGCCCGTAGATGCGTTTCAAGTGGCTCAAGAAATTGCCGATGTAGCCAAAAATGGCGACTATGATTTGATCATTGCTGGTCGAGAATCTATTGATTACAACGGTGGCATGGTGCCTGGTATGGTGGCTAAAATGATAGGTGCTACTTTTGTCAACACCTGTGTGTCTTTAGAAGTAGAAGACCAAAAAGCTACAGCTATCAGAGAAATTGACGGTGGTAAAGAAACATTAACTTGCGATTTACCATTAGTTGTTGGAGGTCAAAAAGGTTTGGTAGAAGAAAAAGATTTGCGCATCCCAAATATGCGTGGCATCATGATGGCAAGAAAAAAACCTTTGGAAGTTAAAGACCCTGTTGCCGAAAATTCGTTAGTTGAATTTAAAAAATTCAGTAAACCTGCACCAAAAGGTGAAATCAAAATGATTGATGCTGAAAATTTAGATGAACTAATTGATTTACTTCACAACGAAGCTAAAGTGATTTAATACATTAAAAAAACAAAATTATGTCAATACTTATATACGCAGAATCAGAAAACAAAAAGCTAAAAAAAGTGGCTTATGAAGTGGCTTCTTATGCGGCTTCAATCGCTGAAAAAACACAAGACGATGTTGTAGCAGTAACCATAAATGCTGAAAACACTGACAGTTTAGGACAATATGGTGTGAACAAAGTTTTAAATGTTCAAAATGAAAGTTTAGATAAATTTAATGTAGAAAGCTATTCAGAAATTTTGACCAAAGCTGTTAGAGAAACCAATGCTGACATTGTGGTCTTAAGCCAAAGTGATAATGCCAAATATATAGCACCTTTACTTTCGGTTGTTCTAAAAGCAGGTTATGCTTCAAATGTGGTTGAACTTCCTGAAACTGAAAATGGTTTTCAAGTCAAACGAAACGTATTTACCAACAAAGCTTTTGGTATGGCTGAAGTCACTACAGATAAAAAAATTATCGGACTTTCTAGCAACGCTTTTGGATTGCATGAAAAAGAAACAAACGTTGAAACAGTCGATTTTAGTCCAGAACTTTCAGACACAAAAATTGAAGTTAAATCTGTCGATAAAAACAAAGATAAAGTTAGCATAGCCGATGCAGAAATAGTAGTTTCTGGCGGGCGTGGTTTAAAAGGACCAGAAAATTGGGGTATGATTGAAGAACTAGCCGAAGTGCTTGGTGCAGCTACGGCTTGTTCAAAACCAGTGAGTGATATGGGTTGGCGTCCACATAGTGAGCACGTCGGTCAAACAGGAAAACCCGTAGTCGCAAATCTGTACATTGCCATTGGAATTTCAGGTGCCATTCAGCACTTAGCGGGAATCAACGCTTCAAAAACAAAAGTAGTCATCAACATTGATGAAGAAGCCCCATTCTTTAAGGTCGCCGATTATGGTATAGTTGGCGATGCTTTTGAAGTTGTGCCTAGATTGACTGAAAAATTAAAGGAATTTAAGGCTAATAACGCTTAATTTTATAAATTGCACCTAAAATAGCGGTCTAAGATAAACGAGCAATTATCGTTGTTTTTTAGATCGTTTTTTATTTGAGTTTTATGGATTTAGTGCAATTAGACATTAAAGGAATTTCTTATAGTCAGACTCAGACTGGTGCCTATGCTTTATTGCTTAGCGAAATTGGTGGTTCAAGGCAATTGCCTATTGTTATTGGTGCTTTTGAAGCCCAATCTATTGCCATTGCTTTAGAAAAAGACATCAAGCCACCAAGACCATTGACCCATGATTTGTTCAAAACCTTTTCAGATAGCTTTGATATCACAATTCAAAAAGTCATTATTCATAAGCTTGTTGATGGTATTTTTTACGCCAGTTTAATATGTAAAAAGGGTAAAAATGAAAAAACTATCGATGCCAGGACAAGTGATGCTATTGCTTTGGCATTACGTTTTAAAGCACCTATTTTTACTTATAAAAACATATTGGATAAAGCAGGTATTCAATTGAAAACCTCAACATCTTCAAGCCAAACTCAATCCCCAAAATCAAAAGTTGAAACCGAAATTAAATCCAGTTTTGATTTAAAAAGTTTAAGTTTGAAAGATTTAAATAAATTACTTGAAGATGCCGTTCAAAATGAAGAATACGAAAAGGCGACTCAAATTAGAGATGAAATATCCAAAAGAAGTTAAGTTATACATATGAAAATATACGCCTTTCTCCTTTTATGTTTTGTTTTGGTTATAACCACTTCAAAATTAAAAGCCCAAAACAACCAACTTGATTCTTTACAAACACAAAATGACAGCATCCAATCATTTACCTCAACAGAAAAAACACTAAAGATAGGTGATATTGAAAAAGCACCACAAAAAATTATTCCTATAGAAGGCTTTAGCTTTAAAAGTTTGTGGCGTGGTCTTTTAGGAATGTTTGTTTTGTTGACTATTGCATTTGCTTTTAGTGCCAATCGAAAAGTCATCAGTTGGCGTACGGTTATTATTGGGTTAATTTTACAGTTGATATTGGCTTTTGGTATTTTAGAAATAGAATGGGTAAAAGCTATTTTTGATTTTGTCGGCAATATTTTTGTTCAAATCTTAAACTTTACAGCAGCTGGCGACGAATTTTTGTTGGGTGATTTGATGGATCAAGACACTTATGGTTATATCTTTTTGTTTCAAGTTTTACCAACCATCATTTTTTTCTCGGCTTTAACTTCAATTTTATTTTATCTCGGCATCATACAAGTTGTTGTTCGTGGTTTAGCCTGGCTTCTTTCTAAAGCTTTAGGCGTTTCAGGTGCTGAAGCTTTAAGCGTTGCTGGTAATATTTTTCTCGGGCAAACCGAATCACCTTTAATGATAAAAGCTTATCTAGAACGCATGACACGTTCAGAAATTTTATTAGTAATGATTGGTGGTATGGCTACAGTAGCAGGTGGTGTTTTAGTCGCTTATATCGGTTTTTTAGGTGGTAATAATCCAGCTATGCGATTAGAGTTTGCAAGGCATTTATTAGCCGCTTCGGTAATGGTCGCACCTGGTGCTATTGTCATTTCAAAAATTCTTTATCCGCAACAAGCTAAAGTTGACAATTCAGCAGAAGTATCTATGGATAAAATTGGCTCTAATATTTTAGATGCCATTGCCAATGGCACAACCGAAGGCTTGCGATTGGCCGCTAATGTTGGTGCAATGCTATTGGTATTTGTGGCTTTAATTGCTATGATCAATTACGGGTTAGACGCTTTTGGCGGTCTTGTAGGTTTAAACGATTTTGTAGCTCAAAACACACCATATGAAAAATTTTCTCTCGAAGCTATATTAGGCACTATTTTTTATCCTGTAATGTGGTTAATAGGTGTTGCAAAAGAAGATTCAATGTTGATGGGACAACTTTTAGGTATAAAACTGGTTGCCAGTGAATTTGTTGGCTATATTCAATTGGCTGAGCTAAAGGATTTGGGTAGTGCTATTCATTTTAAATATGAAAAGTCTATCATTATGGCGACTTATATGCTTTGTGGTTTTGCCAACTTTGCTTCTATTGGTATTCAGATTGGTGGTATTGGGTCTTTAGCACCAGGGCAACGCAAAACTTTATCACAGTTTGGTATGCGTGCTTTGCTTGGTGGCACATTAGCATCACTGATGTCTGCAACAATAGCTGGAATGATTTTAGGCTGAGATTAGCTCCCCAATTTTTGTCTATCGGCATCAAGTTTTAAAAAGATAAAAATCAAAATTGTAAATCCCCATAAGCCTGAACCACCATAACTAAAAAAAGGCAACGGAATTCCAATGGTGGGAATCAATCCTGTAACCATCCCGATGTTTACAAAAAAATGAATAAATATTATACCGAACACGCCATAGCCGTAAACCCGACTAAAAGTTCTTTTTTGACGTTCAGCAAGATATAGTATTCGACTTAAAAAAGCTACAAAAAGCAGAACAACAATTGCACTTCCAACAAACCCAAATTCTTCACCGACGGTTGTAAAAATATAATCAGTATGTTGTTCAGGTACAAATTTGCCCTGTTTTTGAGTGCCGTTTAAAAAACCTTTGCCTGTCAATCCACCACTTCCGATAGCCACTTCACTTTGATATAAATTATAACCGCTACTTTTTGTGTCTGCATTAGGGTTTATTAGCACTTCAAAGCGTTCTTTTTGGTGGGGTTTCAATACTGAATTATAAATAAAATTCACACTAAAAATAAAGCCGAAACATAAAATACCTATTAAAACGGGTTTTAAAATACTGTTTTTCCTTTTTTTTCTAAAATAAATAATGCTTATAAAGATAAGGCCAAATGCAATAGATGTAAGGGTTGAACCTAATACTAATACGCCTACAAAAATAGTTATAGCAAGTATAACACCCCAAATGTAAAACCCTGGCAAACCTTCTCTATATAAAGCTATAAGCAAAGAAAAATAAACCAAAGCACTACCTGTATCGGGTTGCAAAAGTATAAGTAAAACGGGAATAGCTATGATTAAAAAAACATTGACTTGATGTCTGAATTTGTTGATATTTACATTAAGACCACTTAAATATTTAGCCACGGCGAGAACAACTGTTGCTTTTGCAAATTCGGCAGGTTGCAAACTAAAACTTCCAAAAGAATACCACGCCGTTTGACCATTTATGGTTTTTCCAAAAAACAATAAACCCAGCAAAAGTATGAGAGAAAAAACATAAATGATAGAGCTGAAACGTTCATAAAATTTGCTTTCAATGGTTAAAACAAAAAGAATGATGACAAAACTTAAGATAATCCAAAGTAATTGTTTTCCATAAAAAGTAGATAAATCGAAGTAGTTCTTAGCTTCGGCGTCGGTCAAAGTTGTAGAATAAATACTCAACCACCCAAGTCCAACTAACAATGTAAAAAGCAAAATGCTTAACCAATCTATCTTAAAAAAAGTATTATTCATTGAGATTAAGATTCTCTAAAATGCTATCATTTTTGACCATAAAATCTATTTTTTCATAATCTTCTTTAGGGCTATTTTCTAAAAGCCAAGTTTCCATATCAGTTCTTGTAATTTTACCTTTTATGTATCTTTCAATCATCAAACTGGCTATTCTACCAGCATAACGCGAACCCCAATAGCCGTGTTCAATAAATACAGCAATAGCTATCTTTGGATTATCTACTGGAGCAAAAGCCACAAAAATGGAATGGTCTTTAAGTTGAACAACTTTACCATCTATTACTTTTTTGTTTTCTGCCGTTCCTGTTTTTCCTCCTATTTCTATGCCAGGGATTTGTAAATATTTTGCAGTTCCATATTTATAAACTTGATGCATCCCTTCTACAATAGGCTCAAAATGTTTTTTGTCAATTGTGGTGTAATGTTTTTTGGTATAAGTTGTATCTTTTATAGCATTGCCTTCAATAGATTTTAAAATATGCGGTTTGATATACCAACCTCGATTAGCAATAGTCGCTGTCATGTTTGCTAATTGAATAGGTGTAGCTAAAACTTCGCCTTGACCGATGGCATTTGAAATAGTGGCTGTTGCATACCATTTATAAGTCGGGTAATTATACATTCGGTTGTAATAGGATGAATCGGGAATAAACCCCTTACGACCAATGGGTAAGTCATAACCTAAATATTGACCTAAACCAAAACTTTTCAGATGATTGTGCCAAACTTCTATACCTTGTTGTGGAGTTTCAAAATTGTTGATAGTATTGAGATAAATTCGCGAAAAATAAGAATTACAAGAATGTGCAATTCCCGTTATCATATTGATAGGATTGGGATGATGATGACACCCTAAGACTTTTCCTCTTGCGTATTGAAACCCACCGTAGCAAGTGTAGCTGTCCTTAATATCTACAGCACCTTCTTGTAAAGCTATAAGACCCGTCAAGACTTTAAAAGGCGAGCCTGGAGCGTATTGTGCTTGCAAAGCTCTGTTGTATAGGGGTTTGGTAATGGTGTCGTAATATAATTTCGTATAATTTCTCGATCGTTTTCTGCCAATAAGAAAACTTGGTTCATAAGTTGGTTCAGTGATTAAAGTCAATATTTCTCCTGACTGAGGCTCGATAGCAACAATTCCACCTCGTTTATTTTTCATCAATTTTTTGCCATAAGCCTGAAGTTTGGCATCAATAGCTATCGTTAAGTCTTTTCCTTTTTGAGGTAAGGTATCATATTGACCGTTTTTAAAAGAGCCTAAATCATTATTAAATCGGTCTTTTTGTATGTATTTTACACCTCTTACACCTCTTAATTTTTTTTCGTAATACTGTTCTACACCTTGTCGCCCAATTAAATCTCCAGAGTGATAGTAAGGTTTTTCTCTAATATCTTTATTGGAGACTTCTTGGATATATCCCAAAAAGTTTGCTCCTAAATCTAATTGATAATCTCTTAAAGAACGTTTTTGAATGTAAAAACCCTCAAATTTATACATGTTTTCTTGTAGATAAGCATATTCAGATTTTGTGAGTTGTGCGGTTATCAGCGAAGGTGCATAATAAGAATATCGTTTGGCTTTTTCTATTCTTTTGATTAGCGTTTTTTTATCTAAACTTAAAAGCTTTGCCAATTCTACTGTGTCAAAAGCATCAAGGTCTCTGGGGACAAGCATGACGTCGTAGGCTGGTTGATTGCCAGCAAGCAAAACCCCATTTCTATCATAAATATAGCCACGTTGTGGATAATCGTATTCCACTTTAATAGCTAAGTTTTCTGATATATCTGTATAAGAATCACTAAAAACCTGAAGGTACAACAGTCTTATAAGGAATATTAGAGCTGAAAAAAAAATCAATATATATGGAAAAAATCTTCTCATTAGGGTTTAAATAATCTCAGAATTATTATAATTAAAATTGAACTAAATATACTTGAATATATAGTATTTTTTAAAATATCCAAGGCATAGTTTATGCTAAAATATTCCAAAGAAAACATTAAAAAATGATGTATTAACACCATCAACACCACGTAAATGATTTGTTTACTAAAATCTGCTTTTTTTAAATTTACACTATTGTAATCGTAGCTCAAACCAAATGACAATCTTAAAATAACTGGTCTAAGATAAGCTATTATCAAAGTGGAGCCAGCATGAACGCCACCAGTATCATTAAACAAATCTATCGTAATTCCTAAAACAAATGCTATGAGTAAAAGGTATAATCTGTTGATATCAAAGGGCAACATCAATATAAACATCATATAAATATAAGGATTAATATAACCTGACAAAAGCACATAGTCTAAAACAAGCACCTGAACGAGTACTAAAAGTATGAATTGTATGATATATTTTATATTAAAACTATTCATCATTCGTGTCTAATAAACGTTTGGCTTCTTTTATTTTTTTAGGAATGATAACATAGGCATGATTGATATTGGTCATGTCCTCAAATAGGTTGACTTCTATATTGTAGTAACCAATATTTTCATTTAGCTCATAATCTTTAATTAACCCAATTGGAATATTTTCGGGAAATATTAATGAGTTGCTACCCGTTACAATTGTATCGCCAACAATAAAACTTGCAGAGCGCGGCAGATCTTGAAGGTAAATGGTATTAGGGCTTAAGCCATCCCACTGAAGTGAACCAAAATGGTTGCTACCTTTTAATTTTGCATTGATTGATAAATTTGTATTAAGTATTGAAATAACTCTTGAATAGTTTTTAGTGCTTTTTTCAACAATACCAAGAATTCCGTTTGGTAAACTTACAGCATAATTTACATCAACGCCATCGCTTAAACCTTTATTGATGAGGACATAATTATCTACTTTAGAATATGAATTGGAAATGACCTGACAAGGTTTAAAAATATAAAGTGAATCTAAAAAAACAGTATCGTTTTCAGCAAGTTTGATATTATACAAACGTTGTTTCAAATAAATGTTTTCGAGCTGGAGTTTTTCATTTTCTATATCGAGCTCAAAATATTTAGTAAAATTATATCTCACATCTAATAAAAAAGCAGAAAATATATTAGTTGAAGATATCCATTTTGACTTGTGATAAGTGTGAGATTGAATAGTAAGCTGAATAGATATGACAAACAGCACAACAAATAAAATTCCTACTTTGTTTCGGATAAAGAACTTTATAATCTCTTGCATGCATATTCATTTATTTGATTAACACAGGCT
This genomic window from Flavobacterium sp. CS20 contains:
- a CDS encoding electron transfer flavoprotein subunit beta/FixA family protein produces the protein MKILVCISHVPDTTSKINFKDNDTAFDTNGVQFVIGPNEEFGLTRAMWFKEKQGASIDVVTVGEKDAEPTMRKALAIGADKAIRVDAKPVDAFQVAQEIADVAKNGDYDLIIAGRESIDYNGGMVPGMVAKMIGATFVNTCVSLEVEDQKATAIREIDGGKETLTCDLPLVVGGQKGLVEEKDLRIPNMRGIMMARKKPLEVKDPVAENSLVEFKKFSKPAPKGEIKMIDAENLDELIDLLHNEAKVI
- a CDS encoding electron transfer flavoprotein subunit alpha/FixB family protein, with amino-acid sequence MSILIYAESENKKLKKVAYEVASYAASIAEKTQDDVVAVTINAENTDSLGQYGVNKVLNVQNESLDKFNVESYSEILTKAVRETNADIVVLSQSDNAKYIAPLLSVVLKAGYASNVVELPETENGFQVKRNVFTNKAFGMAEVTTDKKIIGLSSNAFGLHEKETNVETVDFSPELSDTKIEVKSVDKNKDKVSIADAEIVVSGGRGLKGPENWGMIEELAEVLGAATACSKPVSDMGWRPHSEHVGQTGKPVVANLYIAIGISGAIQHLAGINASKTKVVINIDEEAPFFKVADYGIVGDAFEVVPRLTEKLKEFKANNA
- a CDS encoding bifunctional nuclease family protein, which encodes MDLVQLDIKGISYSQTQTGAYALLLSEIGGSRQLPIVIGAFEAQSIAIALEKDIKPPRPLTHDLFKTFSDSFDITIQKVIIHKLVDGIFYASLICKKGKNEKTIDARTSDAIALALRFKAPIFTYKNILDKAGIQLKTSTSSSQTQSPKSKVETEIKSSFDLKSLSLKDLNKLLEDAVQNEEYEKATQIRDEISKRS
- a CDS encoding DUF5686 and carboxypeptidase-like regulatory domain-containing protein, whose product is MNKFYFTYFVLFCGFLSLAQTKVSGYVYDESDEPVPYANVIFKDSRVGTITDENGKFYLQSDNDYEAIEVSFMGYKTYTLPLNKSATYDIEIKLESDAEALSEVTIYTGKTSKKNNPAIDILRKIWENRRDNGVKKFKQYQYDKYEKIQFDLNTIDSALIKSRLFKGMEFIFTQTDTNEVTGKTYLPIFINESVSKVYGDNIIDKEKEVLQGNKNSGFSNNQNLIAFIKDLYAEYNVYDNYIKIFDKSFVSPLSTTGIDNYNYVLADSTFIGNKWTYHIVYYPRRKNELTFKGDFWVNDTTWAIKKINLAMTKSANINWVKDVYIEQEFDVLNDSIFLMTRDYFMTDFTFRKKEDSRGVYGKRTTLYDNYKFDVKKDKEFYDRQTDPYKEQVFNRDSIFWAKNRLEPLNKDEKEIYTLVDTLKTVKAFKQVYDVATVLATNYYGFDGWDFGPVFSTFGYNDIEGLRLRVGGRTYFSQNDTWRLQGFTAYGFKDDKFKYGISGKVMLDRKSRLILSAGNRRDVEQLGGSLTSSNDVLGRSLLSGTPLTLSANNTLTNINLSSLALQFDPFYNFNLRLEGNYRTLVGADTNVFSLAFYTDEARTQRQEKITQTELSLTANYTPNRKATGYGVEQYVVNPGKYPEFMLKYSKGLKGVIDSDFDYDRLQLLYRQPILMGGFGRFTSTIEAGKTFGGVPLGLLNVVPGNETLFSIEGTFPLLDYYEFVTDEYVSLHMEHNFNGRLFARIPLLRDLDLREIVTFRSMYGKLSNESIMLNASTSNPVLLAPDQNVYYSYSFGIGNIFRVFRIDFHFRGNYFDIQDSRTFGITGAFGFYF
- a CDS encoding pyruvate dehydrogenase complex E1 component subunit beta codes for the protein MRTIQFREAVCEAMSEEMRADKSVYLMGEEVAEYNGAYKASKGMLDEFGPERVIDTPISELGFSGIGIGSAMNGNRPIIEFMTFNFSLVGIDQIINNAAKIRQMSGGQINIPIVFRGPTASAGQLGATHSQAFENWYANTPGLKVVVPSNPYDAKGLLKSAIRDDDPVIFMESEQMYGDKGEVPEEEYTIPIGKADIKREGEDVTIVSFGKIIKEAYKAAEELEKDGVSCEIVDIRTVRPLDYEAIVNSVKKTNRLVCLEEALPFGNVSTEIAYHIQHYAFDYLDAPIIKLNTADTPAPYSPVLLKEWLPNHEDVIKAVKKVMYI
- the rodA gene encoding rod shape-determining protein RodA; translated protein: MNNTFFKIDWLSILLFTLLVGLGWLSIYSTTLTDAEAKNYFDLSTFYGKQLLWIILSFVIILFVLTIESKFYERFSSIIYVFSLILLLGLLFFGKTINGQTAWYSFGSFSLQPAEFAKATVVLAVAKYLSGLNVNINKFRHQVNVFLIIAIPVLLILLQPDTGSALVYFSLLIALYREGLPGFYIWGVILAITIFVGVLVLGSTLTSIAFGLIFISIIYFRKKRKNSILKPVLIGILCFGFIFSVNFIYNSVLKPHQKERFEVLINPNADTKSSGYNLYQSEVAIGSGGLTGKGFLNGTQKQGKFVPEQHTDYIFTTVGEEFGFVGSAIVVLLFVAFLSRILYLAERQKRTFSRVYGYGVFGIIFIHFFVNIGMVTGLIPTIGIPLPFFSYGGSGLWGFTILIFIFLKLDADRQKLGS
- a CDS encoding NupC/NupG family nucleoside CNT transporter, with protein sequence MKIYAFLLLCFVLVITTSKLKAQNNQLDSLQTQNDSIQSFTSTEKTLKIGDIEKAPQKIIPIEGFSFKSLWRGLLGMFVLLTIAFAFSANRKVISWRTVIIGLILQLILAFGILEIEWVKAIFDFVGNIFVQILNFTAAGDEFLLGDLMDQDTYGYIFLFQVLPTIIFFSALTSILFYLGIIQVVVRGLAWLLSKALGVSGAEALSVAGNIFLGQTESPLMIKAYLERMTRSEILLVMIGGMATVAGGVLVAYIGFLGGNNPAMRLEFARHLLAASVMVAPGAIVISKILYPQQAKVDNSAEVSMDKIGSNILDAIANGTTEGLRLAANVGAMLLVFVALIAMINYGLDAFGGLVGLNDFVAQNTPYEKFSLEAILGTIFYPVMWLIGVAKEDSMLMGQLLGIKLVASEFVGYIQLAELKDLGSAIHFKYEKSIIMATYMLCGFANFASIGIQIGGIGSLAPGQRKTLSQFGMRALLGGTLASLMSATIAGMILG